From one Microbacterium sp. 10M-3C3 genomic stretch:
- the trmD gene encoding tRNA (guanosine(37)-N1)-methyltransferase TrmD, with protein sequence MRIDVVSIFPAFFDALEVSLLGRARGSGILDIRVHDLREWTHDRHRTVDDTPYGGGAGMVMKPEPWGEALDAIAAEAARPPVFVFPSPAGEVFRQSTARELALEPHLVFGCGRYEGIDERVFEYAAERGTVRLVSLGDYVLNGGEVAAMAMIEAIGRLVPGVVGNPESLVEESHEDGLLEYPSYTKPSEWRGRAVPPVLLSGNHGAVAQWRRAQQLERTRSRRPDLLPPAERGE encoded by the coding sequence GTGCGCATCGACGTCGTCTCGATCTTCCCGGCGTTCTTCGACGCCCTCGAGGTATCGCTGCTCGGTCGGGCGCGCGGATCGGGGATCCTCGACATCCGCGTGCACGACCTGCGCGAGTGGACGCACGACCGCCACCGCACCGTCGACGACACCCCGTACGGCGGCGGCGCCGGCATGGTCATGAAGCCCGAGCCCTGGGGCGAGGCCCTCGACGCGATCGCGGCGGAGGCCGCGCGTCCCCCCGTCTTCGTCTTCCCCTCGCCCGCCGGCGAGGTCTTCCGCCAGAGCACGGCGCGCGAGCTGGCGCTCGAGCCGCACCTGGTCTTCGGCTGCGGCCGCTACGAGGGCATCGACGAGCGCGTGTTCGAGTACGCCGCCGAGCGCGGCACCGTGCGCCTCGTGAGCCTCGGCGACTACGTGCTCAACGGCGGCGAGGTCGCCGCCATGGCGATGATCGAGGCGATCGGGCGACTCGTGCCGGGCGTCGTGGGCAACCCGGAGAGCCTCGTGGAGGAGTCGCACGAGGACGGCCTTCTGGAGTATCCGTCGTACACCAAGCCGTCGGAGTGGCGCGGGCGCGCCGTGCCGCCCGTCCTCCTGAGCGGCAACCACGGCGCCGTCGCGCAGTGGCGCCGCGCCCAGCAGCTCGAGCGCACGCGCAGCCGTCGGCCCGACCTGCTCCCGCCCGCCGAGCGCGGCGAGTGA
- the rpsP gene encoding 30S ribosomal protein S16, with the protein MAVKIRLKRLGKIRAPYYRIVVADSRTKRDGRVIEEIGKYHPTEEPSFIEVDSARAQYWLGVGAQPSPQVLAILKLTGDWGTFTGDKNAVSTVKTAEPKAAFEVDAAKKSVIKPKAEKKAEAPAAEAPAAEAPADAAADAE; encoded by the coding sequence GTGGCTGTCAAGATCCGCCTCAAGCGCCTCGGAAAGATCCGGGCGCCCTACTACCGCATCGTCGTGGCCGACTCGCGCACCAAGCGCGACGGTCGCGTCATCGAAGAGATCGGCAAGTACCACCCGACCGAGGAGCCCTCGTTCATCGAGGTCGACTCGGCCCGCGCGCAGTACTGGCTCGGCGTCGGCGCGCAGCCCTCGCCGCAGGTCCTCGCGATCCTCAAGCTCACGGGCGACTGGGGCACCTTCACGGGCGACAAGAACGCGGTCTCGACCGTGAAGACCGCCGAGCCGAAGGCCGCCTTCGAGGTCGACGCGGCCAAGAAGTCGGTCATCAAGCCCAAGGCCGAGAAGAAGGCCGAGGCGCCCGCCGCCGAGGCGCCCGCCGCCGAGGCGCCGGCCGACGCGGCCGCCGACGCCGAGTAA
- a CDS encoding YifB family Mg chelatase-like AAA ATPase, with protein MTTARTLAVALAGLDGAVVDVEADLTNSTPGFRIIGLPDKAIGEAAQRVANACANRGAELPRRRLTVNLSPASLPKHGSGFDVAIAVAAVATDLDLDHASLARTVHIGELGLDGRLRPLPGVLPAVLAARRAGVRHVVVPAACAPEAELVSGVHVHPAVCLADVLRLHGGRVEAAELAPVPLPDDTAERPGGADRLDLADVIGQPEAVEALVVAAAGGHHVLMSGPPGAGKTMLARRLPGILPPLDDDAALTAASIRSLAGIPVHDLDRRPPWEAPHHSASMGALVGGGSRIVRPGAIARASGGVLFLDEAGEFAASALDALRQPLESGSIAIHRAGAHARYPARFQLVLATNPCPCGQYGVPGGDCTCAPVAIRRYLSRLSGPLLDRIDIELSLRRVSIAHRTSVEEGVVDSAAARERVRAARERTMHRLRDTPWRRNADVPGTWLRQGPAVPPPALRRPLDAALQRGALTLRGYDRVLRVAWTLADLAGRAALEVDDIGRALFLKRGVTA; from the coding sequence ATGACCACGGCGCGCACGCTCGCGGTCGCCCTCGCGGGCCTGGACGGGGCGGTCGTCGACGTCGAGGCCGACCTCACCAATTCGACGCCCGGCTTCCGGATCATCGGGCTGCCCGACAAGGCGATCGGCGAGGCGGCGCAGCGCGTCGCGAACGCGTGCGCGAACCGCGGCGCCGAGCTGCCGCGCCGCCGTCTGACCGTGAATCTCTCGCCCGCGTCGCTGCCCAAGCACGGCTCGGGCTTCGACGTGGCGATCGCCGTCGCCGCGGTGGCGACCGATCTCGATCTCGATCACGCCTCCCTTGCCCGCACGGTGCACATCGGCGAGCTCGGACTGGACGGGCGCCTCCGCCCGCTGCCGGGCGTGCTGCCCGCGGTGCTGGCGGCCCGGCGCGCCGGCGTGCGCCACGTCGTCGTGCCGGCCGCGTGCGCGCCCGAGGCCGAGCTCGTCTCCGGCGTGCACGTGCATCCCGCGGTCTGCCTCGCCGATGTGCTCCGCCTCCACGGCGGCCGGGTGGAGGCCGCGGAGCTCGCACCCGTCCCCCTGCCCGACGACACGGCCGAACGCCCGGGCGGCGCCGATCGTCTCGACCTCGCCGACGTGATCGGCCAGCCCGAGGCGGTGGAGGCGCTCGTCGTGGCTGCGGCCGGCGGTCACCACGTGCTCATGAGCGGGCCGCCGGGTGCGGGCAAGACGATGCTCGCCCGGCGGCTGCCGGGGATCCTCCCACCGCTCGACGACGACGCGGCGCTCACGGCGGCGAGCATCCGCTCGCTCGCCGGGATCCCCGTGCACGACCTCGACCGCCGTCCGCCGTGGGAGGCGCCGCATCACAGCGCGAGCATGGGCGCGCTCGTCGGCGGCGGATCGCGTATCGTGCGCCCCGGCGCGATCGCGCGGGCCAGCGGCGGTGTGCTGTTCCTCGACGAGGCGGGCGAATTCGCCGCATCCGCCCTCGACGCGCTTCGCCAGCCGCTCGAGAGCGGCAGCATCGCGATCCACCGCGCCGGGGCGCATGCCCGCTATCCCGCGCGGTTCCAGCTCGTGCTCGCCACGAACCCGTGCCCGTGCGGGCAGTACGGCGTGCCCGGCGGCGACTGCACGTGCGCGCCGGTCGCGATCCGGCGCTACCTCTCGCGGCTGTCCGGGCCGCTCCTGGACCGCATCGACATCGAGCTGTCGCTGCGCCGCGTGTCGATCGCCCACCGCACGAGCGTCGAGGAGGGCGTGGTCGACTCGGCGGCGGCGCGCGAGCGCGTGCGAGCAGCGCGAGAGCGGACGATGCACCGGCTGCGCGATACGCCCTGGCGGCGCAACGCCGACGTACCCGGCACGTGGCTGCGTCAGGGCCCCGCCGTCCCGCCGCCGGCGCTGCGCCGGCCGTTGGATGCCGCGCTGCAGCGCGGCGCGCTCACGCTGCGCGGCTATGACCGTGTGCTGCGCGTGGCGTGGACCCTGGCCGATCTCGCGGGCCGCGCCGCGCTGGAGGTCGACGACATCGGACGCGCGCTGTTCCTCAAGCGTGGAGTGACGGCATGA
- a CDS encoding glutamate--cysteine ligase, with protein sequence MTEPFAPSARSSVGIEWELMLADRETGDLTGRAPEIIDALEEETRLERFTVTQELLTNTIELTSGIGDTVAAAVDDIADAIAAVRTQTEPREVELLCAGSHPFAQWYDQQVTDKTRYHKLIERTQWWGRNMMIWGIHVHVGVEDVTKVFPLIDALSVYLPHLQALSASSPFWAGERTGYASNRALVFQQLPTAGLPWQLENWAQFEAYLDGMISTGVIADATEVRWDIRPAPRWGTIEIRACDGMSTLPELAAVAALVQTLVEKFSRDLDEGRPTPRIPPWFVRENKWRAARYGLDARIIVDADGRQAPVTEHLRETCDELVDIAAELKCAREFSGLETILATGGSSARQIAVAEAADGDLREVVRHLIREFRGGPTLREHLASLRPLTARHRRRANRAVARFIRSRSIVPG encoded by the coding sequence ATGACGGAGCCGTTCGCCCCCTCCGCGCGCTCGAGCGTGGGCATCGAGTGGGAGCTCATGCTCGCCGACCGGGAGACGGGAGACCTCACCGGTCGCGCCCCGGAGATCATCGACGCGCTCGAGGAGGAGACGCGGCTCGAGCGGTTCACGGTCACCCAGGAGCTGCTGACCAACACGATCGAGCTGACCAGCGGCATCGGCGACACCGTGGCGGCCGCCGTCGACGACATCGCCGACGCGATCGCGGCGGTGCGCACGCAGACCGAGCCGCGCGAGGTCGAGCTCCTGTGCGCGGGATCGCACCCGTTCGCGCAGTGGTACGACCAGCAGGTGACCGACAAGACCCGCTATCACAAGCTCATCGAGCGGACGCAGTGGTGGGGTCGGAACATGATGATCTGGGGCATCCACGTGCACGTGGGCGTGGAGGACGTCACAAAGGTCTTCCCGCTCATCGACGCGCTGTCGGTGTACCTGCCGCACCTGCAGGCGCTGTCGGCGTCGAGCCCGTTCTGGGCCGGCGAGCGCACCGGCTACGCCTCGAACCGCGCGCTGGTCTTCCAGCAGCTGCCGACGGCGGGGCTGCCGTGGCAGCTGGAGAACTGGGCGCAGTTCGAGGCGTACCTGGACGGCATGATCTCCACCGGCGTGATCGCCGACGCCACCGAGGTGCGCTGGGACATCCGCCCCGCGCCGCGCTGGGGCACGATCGAGATCCGCGCGTGCGACGGCATGTCCACGCTCCCCGAGCTCGCGGCGGTCGCCGCGCTCGTGCAGACCCTCGTGGAGAAGTTCTCGCGCGATCTCGACGAGGGGCGGCCGACGCCGCGCATCCCGCCGTGGTTCGTTCGCGAGAACAAGTGGCGCGCGGCGCGGTACGGGCTCGACGCCCGCATCATCGTCGACGCGGACGGCCGTCAGGCGCCCGTGACCGAGCATCTGCGGGAGACGTGCGACGAACTCGTCGACATCGCCGCGGAGCTCAAGTGCGCGCGCGAGTTCTCGGGCCTGGAGACGATCCTCGCCACCGGCGGCAGCTCGGCGCGACAGATCGCGGTGGCCGAGGCGGCCGACGGCGATCTGCGCGAGGTCGTCCGCCACCTCATCCGCGAGTTCCGGGGCGGGCCGACCCTGCGCGAGCACCTGGCGTCGCTGCGGCCCTTAACCGCGCGACATCGGCGACGCGCGAACCGCGCGGTCGCGCGATTCATAAGGTCGCGCTCTATCGTGCCCGGGTGA
- the map gene encoding type I methionyl aminopeptidase encodes MIELRTPAEIEAMRPAGRFVAEVLATLRAETKVGTNLLTIDRRAHDMIRAAGAVSCYIDYHPSFGASPFGKVICTSINDAVLHGLPHDYTLRDGDLVSLDFAASVDGWVADSAVSFVVGTPRDEDLALIDTTRRALDAAIDAAVVGHRIGDISAAIAAVAQADGYRINTDFGGHGVGHEMHGDPHVPNDGKAGRGYPLRDGLVLALEPWFLASTDRLVTDADGWTLRSADGSRGAHSEHTVAITADGPVVLTDRSFLGVD; translated from the coding sequence ATGATCGAGTTGCGCACGCCGGCCGAGATCGAGGCCATGCGCCCCGCGGGGCGATTCGTGGCGGAGGTGCTGGCGACGCTGCGCGCGGAGACGAAGGTCGGCACCAACCTGCTCACGATCGACCGTCGCGCGCACGACATGATCCGCGCGGCGGGCGCGGTCTCGTGCTACATCGACTACCACCCGTCCTTCGGGGCGAGCCCCTTCGGAAAGGTCATCTGCACGTCGATCAACGACGCGGTGCTGCACGGTCTCCCCCACGACTACACGCTGCGCGACGGCGACCTGGTGTCGCTCGATTTCGCCGCGTCCGTCGACGGCTGGGTCGCCGACTCGGCGGTGTCGTTCGTCGTGGGCACGCCGCGCGACGAGGATCTCGCCCTCATCGACACGACGCGTCGCGCCCTGGATGCGGCGATCGACGCCGCCGTCGTCGGCCACCGCATCGGCGACATCTCCGCCGCGATCGCGGCCGTCGCCCAGGCCGACGGCTACCGCATCAACACCGACTTCGGCGGTCACGGTGTCGGCCACGAGATGCACGGCGACCCGCACGTGCCCAACGACGGCAAGGCGGGTCGCGGCTATCCGCTGCGCGACGGGCTCGTGCTTGCGCTCGAGCCGTGGTTCCTGGCCTCGACCGACCGCCTCGTGACGGATGCCGACGGCTGGACGCTGCGCAGCGCCGACGGGTCGCGCGGCGCGCACTCCGAGCACACCGTCGCGATCACCGCGGACGGCCCGGTCGTCCTCACCGACCGATCGTTCCTGGGCGTCGACTGA
- a CDS encoding MFS transporter permease: MWLRRAFFGWLIPSAFVLPLWLFAGWIAFDAGGWALVWVLFLAMPSVFFGQLILTLLVRARGTVRAERAVSWWDVVGFTTWHASIVATGFFASAWFAPVLVLAIASFVALVWLSLWQLWDEGRARARVYLRAADGTGYIPPTRPAPAAAVPEIVVVQERPPAP, translated from the coding sequence ATGTGGCTTCGGCGCGCGTTCTTCGGCTGGCTCATCCCGTCCGCCTTCGTGCTGCCGCTGTGGCTGTTCGCGGGCTGGATCGCCTTCGACGCCGGCGGCTGGGCGCTGGTGTGGGTGCTGTTCCTCGCGATGCCGTCGGTGTTCTTCGGCCAGCTGATCCTGACGCTGCTCGTGCGCGCGCGCGGCACGGTGCGCGCCGAGCGCGCCGTGTCATGGTGGGACGTGGTGGGCTTCACCACGTGGCACGCGTCGATCGTGGCCACCGGCTTCTTCGCGTCCGCGTGGTTCGCGCCCGTCCTCGTGCTCGCGATCGCCTCGTTCGTGGCGCTCGTGTGGCTGTCGCTGTGGCAGCTGTGGGACGAGGGGCGCGCTCGCGCCCGCGTCTACCTGCGCGCCGCCGACGGCACCGGCTACATCCCGCCCACGCGCCCGGCGCCCGCCGCTGCGGTGCCGGAGATCGTGGTCGTGCAGGAGCGCCCGCCCGCGCCCTGA
- the lepB gene encoding signal peptidase I codes for MSSEQAVPVADAARPRGREGRRRGWLVFLRDVLIIVVVALLVSFLVKTFLVRSFYIPSASMAQTLMVDDRILVDEITPRFGAYERGDVVVFRDPGGWLPPSTEPARPPVVEAIDWVLSLVGLSAPDSDDHLIKRVIGLPGDHVVCCNALGQTTVNDVPLDETPYLNLPPGRTAPEPVPYDVTVPDGSLWVLGDNRDSSRDSRYNQDQPGGGFVPLENVVGRAFVVTWPLNRFGPIDFHHDVFAGVPAAGDAP; via the coding sequence ATGAGCAGTGAACAGGCCGTGCCCGTCGCGGACGCCGCGCGCCCGCGGGGCCGCGAGGGCCGCCGCCGCGGGTGGCTCGTCTTCCTCCGCGACGTGCTCATCATCGTCGTGGTGGCGCTGCTGGTCTCGTTCCTCGTCAAGACCTTCCTCGTCCGCTCGTTCTACATCCCGTCCGCGTCGATGGCGCAGACCCTCATGGTCGACGACCGCATCCTGGTCGATGAGATCACTCCGCGCTTCGGCGCGTACGAGCGCGGCGACGTCGTCGTCTTCCGCGATCCCGGCGGGTGGCTGCCGCCCTCGACCGAGCCCGCACGGCCGCCGGTCGTCGAGGCGATCGACTGGGTGCTCTCGCTCGTCGGCCTGTCGGCTCCCGACAGCGACGACCACCTGATCAAGCGCGTGATCGGCCTTCCCGGTGACCACGTGGTGTGCTGCAACGCGCTCGGACAGACGACCGTCAACGACGTCCCGCTCGACGAGACGCCGTACCTGAACCTGCCTCCCGGCCGCACGGCGCCCGAGCCGGTGCCGTACGACGTCACGGTGCCCGACGGCTCGCTGTGGGTGCTCGGCGACAACCGCGACAGCTCGCGCGACTCCCGATACAACCAGGACCAGCCCGGCGGCGGCTTCGTGCCGCTCGAGAACGTCGTCGGCCGGGCGTTCGTCGTGACCTGGCCGCTCAACCGCTTCGGGCCGATCGATTTCCATCACGACGTGTTCGCGGGGGTGCCCGCGGCGGGAGACGCGCCGTGA
- a CDS encoding DUF2469 family protein, with protein sequence MDDDVFEDYDRELELALYREYRDVVSQFQYVIETERRFYLANEVNVVRRDTEHDFYFEISMTDVWVWDIYRADRFVKSVRVLTFKDVNVEELSRRDFQLPEELSLDG encoded by the coding sequence ATGGATGACGATGTCTTCGAGGATTACGACCGCGAACTGGAGCTCGCGCTGTACCGCGAGTACCGCGACGTCGTCTCCCAGTTCCAGTACGTGATCGAGACGGAGCGGCGCTTCTACCTCGCCAACGAGGTCAACGTCGTGCGCCGGGACACCGAGCACGACTTCTACTTCGAGATCTCGATGACCGACGTGTGGGTGTGGGACATCTACCGCGCCGACCGGTTCGTGAAGTCCGTGCGGGTGCTGACGTTCAAGGACGTCAACGTGGAGGAGCTGTCGCGGCGCGACTTCCAGCTCCCCGAGGAGCTCTCGCTCGACGGCTGA
- the rplS gene encoding 50S ribosomal protein L19 — protein sequence MQILDAVDAASLRSDIPEFAPGDTVKVHVNITEGNRSRIQVFQGVVLGRSGDGVRETFTVRKISFQVGVERTFPVHSPVIDHIEVVTRGDVRRAKLYYLRALRGKKAKIKEKRDR from the coding sequence ATGCAGATCCTCGACGCCGTCGACGCGGCATCGCTCCGCTCCGACATCCCCGAGTTCGCCCCCGGCGACACGGTGAAGGTCCACGTCAACATCACCGAGGGCAACCGCTCGCGCATCCAGGTGTTCCAGGGCGTCGTCCTCGGCCGCTCCGGCGACGGTGTGCGCGAGACCTTCACGGTCCGCAAGATCAGCTTCCAGGTGGGCGTCGAGCGCACTTTCCCGGTGCACAGCCCCGTCATCGACCACATCGAGGTCGTCACGCGCGGCGACGTGCGCCGCGCCAAGCTGTACTACCTGCGCGCGCTGCGCGGCAAGAAGGCCAAGATCAAGGAGAAGCGCGACCGCTGA
- a CDS encoding YraN family protein, with protein MAAKDDLGRAGEERAARYLSGRGYEILDRNWRCPQGEIDIVAVDGRRLVVAEVKTRRSDRFGHPLEAVDRRKAQRLWRLAMAWIRAHPEQARGRMLRLDAIAIVGDDPAMGALEHVEVVP; from the coding sequence ATGGCAGCGAAAGACGACCTCGGCCGAGCGGGCGAGGAACGCGCGGCGCGCTATCTCAGCGGCCGCGGCTACGAGATCCTCGACCGCAACTGGCGGTGTCCGCAGGGCGAGATCGACATCGTCGCGGTCGACGGGCGGCGCCTGGTCGTCGCCGAGGTGAAGACGCGGCGCAGCGACCGGTTCGGGCATCCGCTGGAGGCGGTCGACCGCCGCAAGGCGCAGCGGCTGTGGCGGCTCGCGATGGCGTGGATCCGCGCCCACCCCGAACAGGCGCGGGGCCGGATGCTGCGCCTGGACGCCATCGCGATCGTGGGCGACGATCCCGCCATGGGTGCGCTCGAGCACGTCGAGGTCGTCCCATGA
- a CDS encoding RNA-binding protein yields the protein MLAAALEHVVKGIVDHPDDVTIRTRTSPRGDVLEVRVHPDDRGRVIGRGGRTAKALRTVVGALADGQRVRVDVADD from the coding sequence GTGCTGGCCGCCGCGCTCGAGCACGTCGTCAAGGGGATCGTGGATCACCCCGACGACGTCACCATCCGTACCCGCACGTCGCCGCGCGGCGACGTGCTGGAGGTGCGCGTGCACCCCGACGACCGGGGTCGCGTGATCGGGCGCGGCGGACGCACGGCCAAGGCCCTGCGCACCGTCGTGGGCGCTCTGGCCGACGGCCAGCGCGTGCGCGTCGACGTCGCCGACGACTGA
- the rimM gene encoding ribosome maturation factor RimM (Essential for efficient processing of 16S rRNA) — translation MAAAAQSRPPKPARTQLRVGRLVKAHGLKGALKLELYTDDPEGRFTPGATFTLQVPTSSPWHGKPLTVREFKWMNSHPVAFFEGVDDRTAAEELVRAILWIDEDAAAAPAEDDAWYDHQLVGLDVVRDGDVIGRVVRVDHLPAQDLLIVNPAGDGEREVLVPFVKAIVPEVDVAAGRVVVTPPAGLFEDLPGEDAEPEPGAPDDGAEDEHAGAPEAGDRED, via the coding sequence ATGGCGGCCGCAGCGCAATCCCGCCCGCCCAAGCCTGCGCGCACGCAGCTGCGCGTCGGCCGGCTGGTCAAGGCACACGGGCTCAAGGGCGCCCTCAAGCTCGAGCTGTACACCGACGACCCCGAAGGGCGCTTCACGCCCGGCGCGACCTTCACACTGCAGGTCCCCACGTCGTCGCCGTGGCACGGCAAGCCGCTCACGGTGCGCGAGTTCAAGTGGATGAACAGCCACCCCGTCGCGTTCTTCGAGGGCGTCGACGACCGCACTGCCGCGGAGGAGCTCGTCCGCGCGATCCTGTGGATCGACGAGGATGCGGCGGCCGCGCCCGCGGAGGACGACGCGTGGTACGACCACCAGCTCGTGGGCCTCGACGTCGTGCGGGACGGTGACGTCATCGGCCGCGTCGTGCGCGTGGACCACCTGCCCGCGCAGGACCTGCTCATCGTGAACCCGGCCGGCGACGGCGAGCGCGAAGTGCTCGTGCCGTTCGTGAAGGCGATCGTCCCCGAAGTGGATGTCGCCGCCGGCCGTGTCGTGGTGACCCCGCCTGCCGGTCTGTTCGAGGACCTCCCGGGCGAGGACGCCGAGCCCGAGCCCGGCGCGCCCGACGACGGCGCGGAGGACGAGCACGCCGGCGCGCCCGAGGCGGGCGACCGCGAGGACTGA
- the dprA gene encoding DNA-processing protein DprA, with translation MSASPLGAADPRRMLRGLRADGDQDALARAAWSIITEPGDAVAGRLVAAMGAGAALAVATEGPGVARRAEFDGLDAGRERWAPRLATLDRALEDALDRARRVRARLLVPEDAAWPRRLADLGEHAPHALWVVGERGIADPAPALAVVGARASTGYGEHVATELAAGAAAAGVVIVSGAAYGIDGAAHRGALASGGVTVALLAGGVDRPYPAGHTDLLRRITAQGAVVAETPCGTAPSKWRFLARNRLIAALSDATVVVEAGMRSGSLNTAAHAATLGRPLGAVPGPVTSAASAGCHRLLREFDATCITRVHDALELLGFEARDPSREPVPDRDLSRLLDAASARTSRDAAELARLSGLSVREAEARIGLAVLAGHLLPADGGWRRAASRPRSRS, from the coding sequence ATGAGCGCGTCACCGCTGGGCGCGGCCGACCCTCGCCGGATGCTGCGGGGCCTCCGCGCCGACGGCGACCAGGACGCGCTCGCACGCGCAGCCTGGAGCATCATCACCGAGCCGGGCGACGCGGTCGCCGGACGCCTCGTCGCGGCGATGGGCGCCGGCGCGGCGCTCGCGGTGGCCACGGAAGGACCCGGCGTGGCGCGGAGGGCCGAGTTCGACGGGCTCGACGCGGGACGCGAGCGCTGGGCGCCGCGGCTCGCGACGCTGGATCGCGCGCTCGAGGACGCGCTCGACCGCGCGCGGCGGGTGCGCGCACGCCTCCTCGTGCCCGAGGACGCGGCGTGGCCGCGCCGGCTCGCCGACCTGGGCGAGCACGCGCCCCACGCGCTGTGGGTCGTGGGGGAGCGCGGCATCGCCGACCCCGCACCCGCGCTTGCGGTCGTCGGAGCCCGTGCGTCGACCGGGTACGGCGAGCACGTGGCGACCGAGCTGGCCGCCGGGGCCGCCGCCGCCGGCGTGGTCATCGTCTCGGGGGCGGCCTACGGCATCGACGGCGCCGCGCATCGGGGTGCGCTCGCGAGCGGCGGCGTCACGGTCGCGCTCCTGGCCGGCGGCGTCGACCGGCCGTATCCGGCGGGGCACACCGACCTGCTCCGCCGCATCACCGCGCAGGGCGCCGTGGTGGCGGAGACGCCGTGCGGCACGGCGCCGAGCAAGTGGCGCTTCCTCGCGCGCAACCGCCTGATCGCCGCGCTGTCGGATGCGACCGTGGTGGTGGAGGCGGGCATGCGCAGCGGCTCCCTCAACACCGCGGCCCACGCCGCGACGCTCGGGCGTCCCCTCGGCGCGGTGCCCGGACCGGTCACCTCCGCCGCTTCCGCCGGGTGCCACCGGCTCCTGCGCGAGTTCGATGCGACGTGCATCACGCGCGTGCACGACGCCCTCGAGCTCTTGGGGTTCGAGGCGCGGGACCCGAGTCGGGAGCCGGTCCCCGACCGCGACCTGTCGCGGTTGCTGGACGCGGCCAGCGCGCGGACCTCACGCGACGCGGCCGAGCTCGCGCGGCTGAGCGGCCTCTCGGTGCGAGAGGCGGAGGCGCGGATCGGGCTCGCGGTGCTCGCCGGTCACCTTCTCCCGGCCGATGGCGGATGGCGCCGCGCGGCCTCGCGCCCCCGCTCGAGATCGTGA
- a CDS encoding ribonuclease HII, with product MTVVEPRLTLERRLLKEHPIVIACDEVGRGALAGPVAVGAAVIDPERSRKRVPTGLRDSKLVPEPRRPEVAARAASWVAASAVGWASSAEIDEVGIMRALGLAAIRALADLRVHGVAPESAIVILDGNYDYITPAGAIGLRVQPVIKADRDCASAAAASVIAKVARDTLMTGLHDELPAYQWARNKGYASPEHREAIRSQGMSDHHRRSWSIADAPTLF from the coding sequence GTGACGGTGGTCGAGCCGCGGCTGACCCTTGAGCGTCGACTCCTGAAGGAGCATCCGATCGTCATCGCGTGCGACGAGGTGGGACGCGGCGCGCTCGCCGGCCCCGTCGCCGTGGGCGCGGCCGTGATCGACCCCGAGCGCTCGCGCAAGCGCGTGCCCACCGGACTGCGCGACTCCAAGCTCGTGCCCGAGCCGCGACGCCCCGAGGTGGCCGCGCGCGCGGCGTCCTGGGTCGCCGCGAGCGCGGTCGGCTGGGCGAGCTCGGCGGAGATCGACGAGGTCGGCATCATGCGCGCGCTCGGGCTCGCCGCCATCCGGGCGCTCGCCGACCTGCGCGTGCACGGCGTCGCACCCGAGTCGGCCATCGTGATCCTGGACGGCAACTACGACTACATCACCCCCGCGGGAGCGATCGGGCTGCGCGTGCAGCCCGTGATCAAGGCCGATCGCGATTGCGCGAGCGCGGCGGCGGCCTCCGTGATCGCCAAGGTCGCCCGCGACACGCTCATGACCGGACTGCACGACGAGCTGCCCGCCTACCAGTGGGCGCGCAACAAGGGCTACGCGAGCCCCGAGCACCGCGAGGCGATCCGGTCTCAGGGCATGAGCGACCACCACCGGCGGTCGTGGTCGATCGCCGACGCGCCCACGCTGTTCTGA